In one window of Cellulophaga sp. HaHa_2_95 DNA:
- the murD gene encoding UDP-N-acetylmuramoyl-L-alanine--D-glutamate ligase, producing the protein MQRLVILGGGESGVGTAILGKKKGYEVFVSDKGAIKDKYRKVLEHFDIEWEDQMHTEEKILNADVVMKSPGIPDKIALIQKLKEKEIPVISEIEFASKYTDAKIIGITGSNGKTTTTMLTNHILKNEGFHVGMAGNIGDSYAKMVAENDFEYYVLEISSFQLDGIVAFKPHIAILTNISPDHLDRYEYKYENYIASKFRIAENQTADDYFIYDADDKDLTDWLEKHPVKAKLMPYSIENMIEEGAYSTNNDITITTNNDTLKMKADSLSLEGKHNLKNTMAASTASKLIGIRKETIRNSVANFQGAEHRLEKVLKIHHVEYVNDSKATNVNATYYALDSMRTPTVWIVGGVDKGNDYKSLMPLVREKVKAIICLGKDNTKIIEAFGNVVDLVVETYDMAETVKVAYKMAERGDTVLLSPACASFDLFDNYEDRGNQFKAAVKNL; encoded by the coding sequence ATGCAGCGATTGGTAATTCTTGGTGGAGGAGAAAGTGGTGTGGGAACCGCCATTTTGGGGAAGAAGAAAGGATATGAAGTTTTTGTTTCCGATAAAGGAGCAATTAAAGATAAGTATAGAAAAGTTCTTGAGCATTTTGATATTGAATGGGAAGACCAAATGCATACAGAAGAAAAAATTCTGAATGCAGATGTGGTCATGAAAAGTCCTGGTATTCCAGATAAAATAGCCTTGATTCAGAAACTAAAGGAAAAGGAAATTCCAGTAATCTCTGAAATAGAATTTGCGTCAAAGTATACCGATGCAAAAATTATAGGGATTACAGGTAGTAACGGAAAGACCACCACTACTATGTTAACCAATCATATTTTAAAGAATGAAGGTTTTCATGTAGGTATGGCAGGGAACATTGGAGATAGCTATGCTAAAATGGTAGCAGAGAATGATTTTGAATATTATGTATTAGAGATCAGTAGTTTTCAATTAGATGGTATTGTAGCTTTTAAACCGCATATAGCTATTCTAACCAATATTTCGCCAGATCATTTAGATCGGTACGAGTATAAGTACGAAAACTATATCGCATCAAAATTTAGAATTGCAGAGAACCAGACAGCAGATGATTATTTTATTTATGATGCAGATGATAAAGACTTGACAGATTGGTTGGAAAAGCACCCTGTTAAAGCAAAATTAATGCCCTATTCAATAGAGAACATGATAGAAGAAGGTGCATATAGTACAAACAACGATATAACGATTACAACTAACAACGACACACTGAAAATGAAAGCAGATTCTTTATCCTTAGAAGGAAAACACAATCTTAAAAACACAATGGCAGCTTCTACAGCGTCAAAACTTATTGGTATTAGAAAAGAAACTATTCGTAACAGTGTAGCCAATTTTCAAGGTGCAGAACACCGTTTAGAAAAGGTGCTGAAAATTCATCATGTAGAATACGTGAATGATTCTAAAGCTACCAATGTAAATGCTACCTATTATGCATTAGATAGCATGAGGACTCCAACAGTTTGGATTGTTGGTGGTGTAGATAAAGGAAATGATTACAAGTCTTTAATGCCGTTGGTTCGTGAGAAAGTAAAAGCAATTATTTGTTTGGGTAAAGACAATACCAAAATAATAGAGGCTTTTGGCAATGTTGTAGATCTTGTGGTTGAAACATATGATATGGCAGAAACTGTAAAGGTGGCTTATAAAATGGCAGAACGAGGTGATACTGTTTTATTATCGCCAGCATGTGCTAGTTTTGATCTTTTTGATAATTATGAAGATCGCGGAAATCAATTTAAAGCAGCAGTAAAAAACTTATAA
- the mraY gene encoding phospho-N-acetylmuramoyl-pentapeptide-transferase translates to MLYYLFEFLEDNYQIPGAGLFQFITFRAALAVLTSLLIATVYGKKIILFLQKKQIGETVRDLGLDGQKQKAGTPTMGGLIIILATLIPVLLFAKLDNIYVLLLIVTTIWMGIIGFVDDYIKIFKKDKEGLKGRFKILGQVVLGLIVGTTLYFHPEVTMKERSQSVITTAYTLEKVAGAEVKSVRTTVPFFKNNELDYTSFIGWMGDGAKEYAWLIFIPVVIIIVTAVSNGANLTDGIDGLAAGSSAIIVLTLGIFTWISGNIIFSNYLDIMFIPRAGELVVFVAAFVGALVGFLWYNAFPAQVFMGDTGSLTIGGVIAVIAIIIRKELLIPVLCGIFFAESISVMLQVGYFKYTKKKFGEGKRVFLMAPLHHHYQKKGYHESKIVTRFWIVGILLAVITVVTLKVR, encoded by the coding sequence ATGTTATACTATTTGTTTGAATTTTTAGAAGATAATTATCAAATCCCAGGTGCTGGACTGTTTCAGTTTATCACTTTTAGGGCAGCATTAGCGGTATTAACATCGCTTTTGATTGCTACGGTATATGGTAAGAAAATAATTCTTTTTCTTCAGAAAAAGCAAATAGGGGAAACTGTTCGTGATTTAGGTCTTGACGGACAGAAACAGAAAGCAGGTACACCAACAATGGGTGGTCTAATTATCATTTTAGCTACTTTAATTCCCGTATTGTTATTTGCTAAGCTTGATAATATCTACGTACTACTTTTGATTGTGACCACCATTTGGATGGGAATTATTGGTTTCGTAGATGATTATATTAAAATATTTAAAAAGGATAAAGAAGGTTTAAAAGGAAGGTTTAAAATATTAGGACAAGTTGTATTAGGCTTAATTGTAGGGACTACCCTATACTTTCATCCGGAAGTAACGATGAAAGAACGCAGTCAGAGTGTGATTACCACCGCTTATACGTTAGAGAAAGTTGCTGGTGCGGAAGTGAAATCAGTAAGAACTACAGTGCCTTTCTTTAAAAACAATGAATTAGACTACACTTCATTCATTGGTTGGATGGGTGACGGAGCAAAAGAGTATGCGTGGTTGATTTTTATTCCGGTGGTTATCATTATTGTTACTGCCGTATCAAACGGAGCAAATCTAACAGATGGTATCGATGGTTTGGCAGCTGGATCCTCGGCGATAATTGTCCTCACCCTCGGTATTTTTACTTGGATTTCTGGGAATATTATATTTTCCAATTATCTGGATATTATGTTCATCCCTAGGGCAGGAGAGCTTGTGGTTTTCGTTGCGGCATTTGTAGGAGCTTTAGTAGGTTTTTTATGGTATAATGCTTTCCCTGCTCAGGTCTTTATGGGAGATACGGGTAGTTTAACTATTGGAGGGGTAATTGCAGTTATTGCGATCATCATCCGTAAAGAATTATTGATTCCGGTGTTGTGCGGAATCTTCTTTGCAGAATCTATTTCTGTAATGTTACAAGTGGGATATTTTAAATATACCAAGAAAAAATTTGGAGAAGGAAAGCGTGTTTTTCTCATGGCTCCATTGCACCACCATTATCAAAAGAAAGGCTATCACGAGAGTAAAATTGTGACGCGCTTCTGGATTGTTGGAATTTTACTAGCTGTAATCACCGTGGTAACTTTAAAAGTGCGATAA
- a CDS encoding UDP-N-acetylmuramoyl-L-alanyl-D-glutamate--2,6-diaminopimelate ligase, producing the protein MKSLKDILFGVSITAVSGSTSVMVNSICFDSRIVSADDVFIAIKGTITDGHKYIDKAISLGAKTIVCEFMPEVLEEGVTYVAVDNGNKALAIMASNFYDNPSKNLKLVGVTGTNGKTTISSLLYQLFKKAGFKVGLISTIKIMVDDTTYKTSHTTPDALTINHHLKLMNDVGVEFCFMEVSSHGIHQKRTEGLVFEGAIFTNLSHDHLDYHKTFAEYRDTKKSLFDNLSKKAFVLTNIDDKNGLVMLQNTKARKYTYALKTYADYKAQILENQFNGQLLKIDGNEVWSKLIGDFNAYNMLAIYGTAQLLGLEKLEILRLLSELENVDGRFQYFISKERITAIVDYAHTPDALRNVLDTINSLRTGNENVITVVGCGGDRDKTKRPVMGHIASDMSTTVIFTSDNPRTENPEEILKEIEAGVEAQNVRKTLTIENRAQAIKTACQLANSNDIILIAGKGHETYQEINGVRAHFDDYETVQNLLKDLNK; encoded by the coding sequence ATGAAATCACTTAAAGACATATTATTTGGGGTGAGTATTACTGCGGTTAGCGGTTCTACCTCGGTTATGGTAAATTCTATTTGCTTTGATTCGCGCATAGTATCCGCTGATGATGTTTTTATCGCAATAAAAGGTACAATCACAGATGGTCATAAGTATATTGATAAGGCTATTTCATTAGGAGCTAAAACCATCGTTTGTGAGTTTATGCCTGAAGTTCTTGAAGAAGGTGTTACTTACGTGGCAGTAGATAATGGTAATAAGGCTTTGGCTATCATGGCTTCTAATTTTTATGATAATCCATCTAAAAATTTAAAGCTTGTAGGGGTTACAGGAACAAATGGAAAAACAACCATTAGTAGTTTGCTGTATCAATTATTTAAGAAAGCAGGTTTTAAAGTGGGACTTATTTCTACGATTAAAATCATGGTAGATGATACTACCTATAAAACTAGTCATACAACACCTGATGCTTTAACAATAAATCATCATTTAAAATTGATGAATGATGTTGGAGTGGAGTTTTGTTTTATGGAGGTAAGTTCTCATGGTATACATCAAAAAAGAACAGAAGGTTTAGTTTTTGAAGGAGCGATTTTTACAAACCTTTCTCATGATCATTTAGATTATCATAAAACCTTTGCAGAATACAGGGACACCAAGAAATCACTTTTTGATAACCTGTCTAAGAAAGCTTTTGTGCTGACTAATATTGATGATAAGAATGGCTTAGTAATGTTGCAAAACACAAAGGCAAGAAAGTATACATATGCTTTAAAAACGTATGCAGATTATAAAGCTCAAATTCTAGAAAATCAATTTAATGGGCAACTTTTAAAGATTGATGGTAATGAGGTGTGGTCAAAATTAATAGGTGATTTTAATGCCTATAATATGTTGGCAATCTATGGTACAGCACAATTATTAGGTTTAGAGAAATTAGAAATACTAAGGCTTTTAAGTGAGTTAGAGAATGTCGATGGCAGATTTCAATATTTTATCTCTAAAGAAAGAATTACAGCTATTGTAGATTATGCACATACGCCAGATGCACTTAGAAATGTGCTGGATACCATTAATTCATTGAGAACAGGAAATGAAAATGTCATCACTGTTGTAGGCTGTGGTGGTGATAGAGATAAAACCAAACGTCCGGTTATGGGGCATATCGCATCAGATATGAGTACCACCGTCATATTTACTTCTGATAATCCTAGAACAGAGAATCCGGAAGAAATACTTAAAGAAATTGAGGCGGGAGTTGAAGCTCAAAATGTTAGAAAAACCCTAACTATTGAAAATAGAGCACAGGCTATAAAGACAGCTTGTCAATTGGCGAATTCCAATGATATTATTTTAATCGCAGGAAAAGGCCATGAAACGTATCAAGAGATTAATGGGGTAAGAGCTCATTTTGATGACTACGAAACCGTTCAAAATTTATTAAAGGACTTAAATAAATAA
- a CDS encoding penicillin-binding protein, producing MAVTEKKILTRLYIVAVFLVLFAVAVVVKLFSIQLVDGDKYRQLAEDRTEKVFTITPNRGNLYSADGSLLATSVSRFNIRFDAVTVKDKDFKENLKPLCQSLSKLLGRPASHYEQIFRKAKANKNRYALVVRNLDYSDYVQIKKFPLFEKGPNRGGIVVEQNTVREHPLGKIAERSVGYERFDENGYATRVGLEGAFTEYLSGIKGSRLKQKIAKNQWKPIGMDNIVEPKDGYDVYSTIDVNIQDIAHHALLAQLEKYKADHGCVIVMETKTGEIKAISNLGKTEGDKYYERLNYAIGESHEPGSTFKLMSMVVALEDKVIDTSTVIDTEKGLFKVYNKTVRDSKWGGYGKISAARAFEISSNTAFAKIIYNNYKDNPEKYVNRLMNMGLNRKLDLPIKGEGAPVIRYPGDKGWSGISLAWMSHGYEVSLTPLQTLTFYNAIANNGEMVKPRLLKEVKEWDKTIFKFDKEVINPSICSQETIDKVKEMLKNVVEKKYGTGHSLYSPNFSMAGKTGTAQKDYVSKDPNKLKYISTFSGYFPADEPKYSCIVVIHEPDKSVGYYGADVSGPVFKSIAQKIYATSPLVDEVDGLEINDPGLEKKYEQYYAEASKKYSKVPNVEGMSGMDAIAILENLGLQVKVTGYGKVKKQSAKGVNISAAGVIVLELS from the coding sequence ATGGCGGTTACAGAAAAAAAAATATTAACGAGACTATATATAGTAGCAGTATTTCTGGTACTATTCGCTGTTGCGGTAGTTGTAAAGCTTTTTAGTATTCAGTTGGTTGATGGTGATAAGTACCGTCAATTAGCCGAAGATCGTACGGAAAAGGTTTTTACAATCACCCCAAATCGCGGTAATCTATATTCTGCAGATGGTAGTTTGTTAGCTACTTCTGTTTCTCGTTTTAATATTCGTTTTGATGCGGTGACCGTAAAGGATAAAGATTTTAAAGAAAACCTTAAGCCCTTATGTCAATCCTTATCAAAATTGTTAGGTAGGCCTGCATCGCATTATGAGCAGATTTTTCGCAAGGCCAAAGCAAACAAAAATAGGTACGCTTTGGTGGTTAGAAATCTAGACTACTCAGACTATGTTCAGATAAAGAAGTTTCCATTGTTTGAGAAAGGTCCTAATCGCGGTGGTATTGTGGTAGAGCAAAATACGGTTCGGGAACATCCTTTGGGAAAAATAGCGGAGCGTAGTGTGGGGTATGAGCGTTTTGATGAAAATGGATATGCTACTCGTGTAGGTTTAGAAGGTGCTTTTACGGAATACTTAAGCGGAATAAAAGGGAGTCGTTTAAAGCAAAAAATTGCAAAAAACCAATGGAAACCTATAGGTATGGATAACATCGTGGAGCCCAAAGACGGCTATGATGTGTATTCTACTATAGATGTTAATATACAAGATATTGCGCATCATGCACTGCTGGCGCAATTAGAAAAGTACAAGGCAGACCATGGCTGTGTTATTGTAATGGAAACCAAGACTGGTGAAATTAAAGCAATTTCAAACCTTGGAAAAACAGAAGGTGACAAGTATTACGAGCGATTGAATTATGCCATTGGAGAATCTCATGAACCAGGTTCTACTTTTAAGTTAATGTCAATGGTGGTTGCTTTAGAAGATAAGGTCATAGATACGAGCACAGTTATAGATACTGAAAAAGGATTGTTTAAAGTATATAATAAAACGGTTAGAGATTCTAAATGGGGAGGCTACGGAAAAATATCGGCTGCTAGAGCTTTTGAAATTTCATCAAATACAGCATTTGCTAAAATTATTTACAACAACTATAAAGATAACCCAGAGAAGTATGTAAACCGTTTGATGAATATGGGATTGAATAGGAAACTTGATCTTCCTATTAAAGGAGAAGGCGCTCCTGTAATTCGGTATCCAGGTGATAAAGGTTGGTCTGGTATTTCTTTAGCATGGATGTCTCATGGGTATGAAGTTTCGCTTACACCTTTGCAGACACTTACCTTTTATAATGCTATAGCTAATAATGGAGAAATGGTTAAGCCACGTCTTTTAAAAGAAGTGAAAGAATGGGATAAAACCATTTTTAAGTTTGATAAAGAAGTGATAAATCCATCCATCTGTTCGCAAGAAACGATAGATAAGGTTAAGGAGATGTTGAAAAACGTGGTAGAAAAGAAGTATGGTACAGGGCATAGTTTGTATTCGCCAAATTTTTCTATGGCGGGTAAGACTGGTACAGCGCAGAAAGATTATGTATCTAAAGATCCAAATAAGTTAAAATACATTTCCACATTTTCTGGGTATTTCCCAGCAGATGAACCAAAGTATTCATGTATCGTGGTGATTCATGAACCAGACAAAAGTGTTGGATATTATGGGGCAGACGTTTCAGGGCCTGTATTTAAATCTATCGCACAAAAAATATATGCAACTTCGCCTTTAGTAGATGAGGTTGATGGTTTAGAAATTAATGACCCTGGATTGGAGAAAAAATACGAGCAATATTATGCAGAAGCATCGAAGAAATATAGCAAGGTTCCTAATGTAGAAGGAATGAGCGGTATGGATGCTATTGCAATTTTAGAAAATTTAGGCTTACAAGTTAAGGTTACAGGATACGGTAAAGTAAAAAAACAATCTGCAAAAGGTGTGAATATTAGCGCTGCAGGAGTAATTGTATTAGAATTATCATGA
- a CDS encoding FtsL-like putative cell division protein: MRKGLLDILKGKFLVSGDAPKNWIFIIFTSFLAAVMIASSHGADSKVHQIAALNEEVKELRSEFIDGQTDVQKLKLESEILKTVSNDGLFPSETPPHKIRVKSAE, from the coding sequence ATGCGAAAAGGCTTGTTAGATATCTTAAAAGGAAAATTTTTAGTGAGTGGCGACGCTCCAAAAAATTGGATTTTTATCATTTTCACTTCTTTTTTAGCGGCAGTGATGATTGCAAGCTCTCATGGTGCAGATAGTAAAGTGCATCAGATTGCAGCGTTGAACGAAGAGGTGAAAGAATTGCGAAGTGAGTTTATAGATGGGCAAACAGATGTTCAGAAACTAAAGCTCGAATCGGAAATATTAAAAACAGTAAGTAATGATGGTTTGTTTCCTTCAGAAACGCCACCACATAAAATAAGAGTTAAATCGGCTGAATAA
- the rsmH gene encoding 16S rRNA (cytosine(1402)-N(4))-methyltransferase RsmH produces the protein MNYHNPVLLTESIDGLNIKSDGIYVDVTFGGGGHSKEILSRLGAKGKLYAFDQDEDALKNAIDDERFVLIHENFRFIGQFLKFYGVRKVDGILGDFGVSSHQFDVAERGFSTRFDADLDMRMSKRNTVSAYDVVNAYDYDELRRVLFQYGDLRNANAIATAIIANREVEPIKTTDQLKSGLKQFLPARVEHKILAQIYQAIRIEVNQEIEVIKEFLMQVPELLNEEGRLSVISYHSLEDRLVKNFFRSGKFEGEPDKDFYGNMNLPLKKVGGLVVPSKKEIASNSRARSAKLRIAEKAKSKK, from the coding sequence ATGAATTATCATAATCCAGTATTATTAACGGAGTCTATAGATGGGCTAAATATTAAAAGTGACGGCATTTATGTGGATGTTACTTTCGGTGGTGGTGGTCATTCAAAAGAAATTTTGAGTCGCTTAGGAGCGAAAGGAAAATTATACGCCTTTGATCAAGATGAAGATGCGCTTAAAAATGCTATTGATGATGAGCGTTTTGTTTTGATTCATGAGAATTTTAGATTCATTGGTCAGTTTTTGAAGTTTTACGGAGTGCGTAAAGTGGATGGTATTTTGGGTGATTTTGGTGTTTCATCTCATCAATTTGATGTTGCTGAGCGCGGATTTTCTACTCGTTTTGATGCAGATTTAGATATGCGTATGAGTAAGCGAAATACCGTTTCTGCTTATGATGTAGTGAATGCTTATGATTATGATGAGTTGCGCAGGGTGTTATTTCAATATGGTGATTTAAGAAATGCAAATGCTATAGCTACAGCAATTATTGCAAATAGAGAAGTGGAGCCAATTAAAACCACGGATCAATTGAAATCTGGTTTAAAACAATTTTTGCCTGCACGGGTGGAACATAAAATTTTAGCTCAGATTTATCAAGCTATACGTATTGAAGTGAATCAGGAGATTGAGGTGATTAAAGAATTTTTAATGCAAGTGCCGGAGTTATTAAATGAGGAAGGTCGCTTAAGTGTTATTAGTTATCACTCGTTGGAAGATAGATTGGTAAAGAACTTTTTTAGATCAGGAAAATTTGAAGGAGAGCCAGATAAAGATTTTTACGGGAATATGAATCTTCCGCTTAAAAAAGTAGGTGGATTGGTGGTTCCTTCTAAAAAAGAAATTGCAAGTAATAGTAGAGCGCGTAGTGCGAAATTAAGAATTGCAGAAAAAGCAAAAAGCAAAAAGTAA
- the mraZ gene encoding division/cell wall cluster transcriptional repressor MraZ, producing MINFIGTYDCKADAKGRVMLPVALKNQMSPVLTDGFVIKRSVFQPCLELYPMKEWNLLMEKMNKKNRFVKKNNDFIRRFSAGVKVIEIDATGRLLIPKNLIDVANIAKEVVLSSAINIIEIWDKDSYEKVLEDTTLDFAALAEEVMGGDEDELS from the coding sequence GTGATCAATTTTATTGGTACATATGATTGTAAAGCGGACGCGAAAGGTCGGGTAATGCTGCCTGTTGCGCTTAAAAATCAGATGTCTCCAGTGTTAACAGATGGTTTTGTTATCAAGCGATCAGTCTTTCAACCTTGTTTAGAATTATATCCAATGAAAGAGTGGAATCTCTTAATGGAGAAAATGAATAAGAAAAATCGTTTTGTCAAAAAGAACAATGATTTTATCCGTCGTTTTTCTGCGGGTGTAAAGGTAATAGAGATTGATGCAACAGGAAGATTATTAATTCCTAAGAATTTAATTGATGTTGCAAATATTGCTAAAGAAGTAGTCTTAAGTTCGGCTATAAATATTATTGAAATTTGGGATAAAGACAGCTACGAAAAAGTGTTAGAGGATACTACTCTAGACTTTGCAGCATTGGCAGAAGAAGTAATGGGAGGAGACGAAGATGAATTATCATAA
- a CDS encoding alpha/beta fold hydrolase: MKEELITEGKYKYVEVGEGTPIIVLHGLMGGLSNFEGVMNYFPNKGYKILVPELPIYDKPLLKTTVKSFAKFVDDFIKYKGLKDVILLGNSLGGHIGLLHTKLFPKNVKALIITGSSGLYESAMGDGYPRRGDYEFIKKKAQDVFYDPAVATPEIVDEVFATVNDRIKLVKTLAIAKSAIRHNMAKDLPKMSTPTCIIWGKNDNVTPPDVAVDFHKLLPDSDLFWIDKCGHAAMMEHPDEFNTILEAWLKARKL, encoded by the coding sequence ATGAAAGAAGAGTTAATCACGGAAGGCAAATACAAGTACGTTGAAGTAGGCGAAGGCACTCCAATAATCGTTTTACATGGATTAATGGGGGGATTAAGTAATTTTGAGGGAGTCATGAATTACTTCCCCAATAAAGGATATAAAATACTTGTTCCTGAATTACCTATTTATGACAAACCCCTTTTAAAAACTACCGTAAAAAGTTTTGCAAAATTTGTTGATGATTTCATAAAGTATAAAGGCTTAAAAGATGTCATCCTTTTAGGTAATTCTTTAGGTGGTCATATAGGATTATTACATACTAAATTATTCCCTAAAAACGTAAAAGCACTAATAATTACCGGAAGCTCTGGATTGTACGAAAGTGCCATGGGAGACGGGTATCCACGTAGAGGTGATTACGAATTTATAAAGAAAAAAGCACAAGATGTTTTTTACGATCCTGCGGTAGCAACCCCAGAAATTGTCGATGAAGTTTTTGCTACGGTTAACGACCGTATAAAATTGGTCAAAACTTTGGCAATTGCAAAAAGCGCCATACGTCATAACATGGCCAAAGATTTACCTAAAATGAGTACGCCAACGTGTATTATTTGGGGTAAAAACGACAACGTTACTCCACCAGATGTTGCTGTAGATTTTCATAAATTATTACCAGATTCAGATTTATTTTGGATAGATAAATGTGGCCATGCAGCAATGATGGAACATCCTGATGAATTTAATACGATATTAGAAGCTTGGCTTAAAGCCCGTAAGCTCTAA
- the yihA gene encoding ribosome biogenesis GTP-binding protein YihA/YsxC produces MKVKSAEFVMSNSNVTNCPKEPIPEYAFIGRSNVGKSSLINMLTDKKSLAKTSGRPGKTQLINHFKINDSWYLVDLPGYGYARVSKRDKKTFQRYITDYFLERKQLVSAFVLVDIRHEPQKVDLEFLEWMGENQIPFSIIFTKADKLKPNVIEKNVQTYIDHLLESLWVEAPKYFITSASKNIGQDEVLNYIDLMNENFEKDNWADFI; encoded by the coding sequence ATGAAAGTAAAGTCAGCCGAGTTTGTAATGAGCAATTCTAATGTGACGAATTGTCCTAAAGAGCCTATTCCAGAATATGCTTTTATAGGGAGATCTAACGTAGGAAAGTCCTCATTAATTAATATGCTAACCGACAAAAAGAGTTTAGCAAAAACCTCAGGAAGACCAGGAAAGACACAACTAATTAACCATTTCAAGATTAATGACAGTTGGTATTTGGTAGATTTACCCGGTTACGGCTACGCTAGAGTTTCTAAAAGAGACAAAAAAACCTTTCAGAGGTATATTACCGATTACTTCTTAGAACGAAAGCAATTAGTTTCTGCTTTTGTCCTTGTAGATATACGTCATGAACCACAAAAAGTAGATTTAGAATTTCTAGAGTGGATGGGCGAAAACCAGATCCCGTTTTCTATCATTTTTACCAAGGCCGATAAATTAAAGCCGAACGTAATTGAAAAAAATGTTCAAACGTACATTGATCATTTACTAGAAAGTTTGTGGGTAGAAGCACCTAAATACTTTATTACTTCTGCCTCAAAAAATATTGGGCAAGACGAAGTCCTAAATTACATTGATCTTATGAATGAAAATTTCGAAAAAGATAATTGGGCGGATTTTATCTAA
- the bla gene encoding subclass B1 metallo-beta-lactamase, which translates to MKNTRLVILSLLLLFITGCKSPKNAVAYSSDTLKLIPLSKNAFQHITYLNTNDYGKVACNGLVVIHNNEAIIFDTPTSNAVSTELIRWITEIKKSSIKAVVVNHFHEDCLGGLTAFHDIDIPSYGNTQTLALSKEKNLVTPKYGFESEITLKVGELEVMNRHFGEAHTADNIVSYIPSEALLFGGCMVKSLNATKGYTGDANLKKWSNTIQKIKEEYPDVKLIIPGHGDAGGQELLDYTIELFK; encoded by the coding sequence ATGAAAAACACTAGACTAGTTATTCTATCGCTACTTCTACTCTTTATTACAGGTTGTAAGTCTCCAAAAAATGCTGTTGCTTACAGCTCCGACACATTAAAATTAATTCCGCTATCCAAAAATGCCTTTCAACATATTACCTACCTGAATACTAATGATTACGGAAAAGTTGCCTGCAACGGACTTGTAGTCATACACAATAATGAAGCCATAATTTTTGACACCCCAACTTCTAATGCTGTAAGTACCGAATTAATACGTTGGATTACTGAAATTAAAAAAAGTAGTATCAAGGCCGTAGTGGTAAATCATTTTCATGAAGATTGCCTAGGTGGCCTAACTGCTTTTCACGACATAGACATTCCTTCTTATGGGAACACGCAAACATTAGCCTTATCAAAAGAGAAAAACCTTGTAACTCCGAAATATGGTTTTGAATCCGAAATAACATTAAAAGTTGGGGAACTAGAGGTAATGAACCGCCATTTTGGCGAGGCGCATACCGCTGATAATATCGTGAGCTATATACCTAGTGAAGCATTACTTTTTGGCGGTTGCATGGTTAAAAGTTTGAATGCCACTAAAGGATATACTGGCGATGCCAACCTTAAGAAGTGGAGCAATACAATCCAAAAGATTAAAGAGGAGTATCCTGATGTAAAACTAATAATTCCTGGTCACGGAGATGCCGGTGGCCAGGAATTATTAGATTATACTATTGAACTATTTAAATAA
- the gldC gene encoding gliding motility protein GldC — protein sequence MAKLHTSEITLRVGLDENRVPEELNWSAEDGGIDNEEAKAMLLSVWDSKNQESLKIDLWTKDMPVDEMKTFFHQTLVSLSDTFMKATQDEKMTATMKDFCDYFAEKLELKK from the coding sequence ATGGCAAAATTACATACCTCAGAAATAACATTACGTGTAGGTTTAGACGAAAACAGAGTGCCAGAAGAACTTAATTGGTCTGCTGAAGATGGAGGCATAGATAATGAAGAAGCAAAAGCAATGTTGTTATCTGTTTGGGATAGTAAAAACCAAGAATCGTTAAAAATAGATTTATGGACTAAGGATATGCCTGTAGATGAAATGAAAACATTTTTTCATCAAACCTTAGTATCTTTATCAGATACGTTTATGAAAGCTACTCAAGACGAAAAAATGACGGCTACTATGAAAGATTTTTGCGATTATTTTGCGGAAAAATTAGAGCTCAAAAAATAA